One genomic region from Bubalus bubalis isolate 160015118507 breed Murrah chromosome 12, NDDB_SH_1, whole genome shotgun sequence encodes:
- the PTGS1 gene encoding prostaglandin G/H synthase 1 isoform X1: MGREGAGPRGRSSRAVRDALQEPESVSSTQRPPCTMSRQSISLRFPLLLLLLSPSPVLPADPGAPAPVNPCCYYPCQHQGICVRFGLDRYQCDCTRTGYSGPNCTIPEIWTWLRTTLRPSPSFVHFLLTHGRWLWDFVNATFIRDMLMRLVLTVRSNLIPSPPTYNIAHDYISWESFSNVSYYTRILPSVPRDCPTPMGTKGVFLPRPSSSSTPDCPQTWGFTQFTAISSASSTQRAKETLIHHCGCFSSHHMVSLLSTGPVQPWKKQLPDAELLSRRFLLRRKFIPDPQGTNLMFAFFAQHFTHQFFKTSGKMGPGFTKALGHGVDLGHIYGDNLERQYQLRLFKDGKLKYQMLNGEVYPPSVEEAPVLMHYPRGIPPQSQMAVGQEVFGLLPGLMLYATIWLREHNRVCDLLKAEHPTWGDEQLFQTARLILIGETIKIVIEEYVQQLSGYFLQLKFDPELLFGAQFQYRNRIAMEFNQLYHWHPLMPDSFRVGPQDYSYEQFLFNTSMLVDYGVEALVDAFSRQPAGRIGGGRNIDHHILHVAVDVIKESRELRLQPFNEYRKRFGMKPYISFQELTGEKEMAAELEELYGDIDALEFYPGLLLEKCHPNSIFGESMIEMGAPFSLKGLLGNPICSPEYWKASTFGGDVGFNLVKTATLKKLVCLNTKTCPYVSFHVPDPHWEDRPGVERPPTEL, translated from the exons TGAACCCCTGCTGTTACTATCCATGCCAGCACCAGGGGATCTGTGTTCGCTTCGGCCTTGACCGCTACCAATGTGACTGCACCCGCACGGGCTATTCTGGCCCCAACTGCACCATCC ctGAGATATGGACCTGGCTCCGGACGACTTTGCGGCCCAGCCCGTCTTTCGTCCACTTTCTGCTGACGCACGGGCGCTGGCTGTGGGATTTTGTCAATGCCACCTTCATCCGGGACATGCTCATGCGTCTGGTACTCACAG TGCGTTCCAACCTTATCCCCAGCCCTCCCACCTACAACATAGCACATGACTACATCAGCTGGGAGTCCTTCTCCAATGTGAGTTATTATACTCGCATTCTGCCCTCCGTGCCCCGAGACTGTCCCACGCCCATGGGCACCAAAG GAGTCTTCCTCCCAAGACCTTCTTCCTCATCCACTCCTGATTGTCCGCAAACCTGGGGGTTTACTCAATTTACAGCCATCAGTTCAGCTTCAAGCACACAAAGGGCGAAAGAGACATTAATCCACCACTGCGGCTGCTTCAGTTCCCACCACATGGTGTCGCTGTTGAGCACTGGTCCCGTGCAGCCCT GGAAGAAGCAGTTGCCAGACGCGGAGCTCCTGAGCCGTCGCTTCCTGCTCAGGAGGAAGTTCATCCCCGACCCTCAAGGCACCAACCTCATGTTTGCCTTCTTTGCCCAACACTTCACCCATCAGTTCTTCAAAACTTCCGGCAAGATGGGTCCTGGCTTCACCAAGGCGTTGGGCCACGGG gTAGACCTCGGCCACATTTATGGAGACAATCTGGAACGTCAGTATCAGCTGCGGCTCTTTAAGGATGGGAAACTCAAGTACCAG ATGCTCAATGGAGAGGTGTACCCGCCATCGGTGGAAGAGGCTCCTGTGCTGATGCACTACCCCCGGGGCATCCCGCCCCAGAGCCAGATGGCCGTGGGCCAGGAGGTGTTTGGGCTGCTTCCTGGGCTCATGCTGTACGCCACGATCTGGCTGCGTGAGCACAACCGTGTGTGTGACCTGCTGAAGGCTGAGCACCCCACCTGGGGCGACGAGCAGCTCTTCCAGACGGCCCGCCTCATCCTCATCG GGGAGACCATCAAGATTGTGATAGAGGAGTACGTGCAGCAGCTGAGCGGCTACTTCCTGCAGCTCAAGTTCGACCCGGAGCTGCTGTTTGGGGCCCAATTCCAGTACCGCAACCGCATCGCCATGGAGTTCAACCAGCTCTACCACTGGCACCCGCTCATGCCCGACTCCTTCCGGGTGGGCCCCCAGGACTACAGCTACGAGCAGTTTCTGTTCAACACCTCCATGCTGGTGGACTACGGGGTCGAGGCCCTGGTGGACGCCTTTTCTCGCCAGCCTGCAGGCCGG ATCGGTGGGGGTAGGAACATAGACCACCACATCCTGCACGTGGCCGTGGATGTCATCAAGGAATCTCGGGAGCTGAGGCTGCAGCCCTTCAATGAGTACCGCAAGAGGTTTGGCATGAAGCCCTACATCTCTTTCCAGGAACTCACAG gtgagaaggagatggcagctgAGTTGGAGGAGCTGTATGGAGACATCGATGCTTTGGAATTCTACCCGGGGCTACTTCTTGAGAAGTGCCATCCGAACTCCATCTTTGGGGAGAGTATGATAGAAATGGGGGCTCCTTTTTCCCTTAAGGGCCTCTTAGGGAACCCCATCtgttctccagaatactggaaggCAAGCACATTTGGTGGTGACGTGGGCTTCAACCTTGTCAAGACAGCCACGCTGAAGAAGCTGGTTTGCCTCAACACCAAGACTTGTCCCTACGTCTCCTTCCACGTGCCAGACCCCCATTGGGAGGACAGGCCTGGGGTGGAGCGGCCACCCACAGAGCTCTGA